The genomic segment tttttttttctattttctttctacCGTTAAATGTCATATTAGTTACATTATATTAAtacttctttttatctttttctggGAGTAAATCAACCTATGGTGTTTAAGGATACTTCTGTTTGATAATTTTGCTTTGTAGACCACGTTTTTtctgataatattttaattctcCAATTATgggatttaaaattttgtatgaaGACTGGTTATTCGAgtgattattattgttaaagAAGTTAATAATGTATGTGATTTTTGTACATACTTGTCAAATCAATGAACTCGACAGACAAACGACTCTTAATCGAttggttaaaataataataacagctacagttaatgaaataataaaaataatttattgataatgaATCAGACTTAAggataaattcattttaatatatatttgacaAGAACGTCAGGTAATTAACTCTGATTATTCATTTTTAGTACAAGAATGATTGAGTAAATAACTCACTTTAGCGTCTAAGTGTCTTTGACCGGTACTCACCATGTGCcaaagacaaagaaaaaagaGCGAATAACGTAGCTCAGAAGATCGTCAGAAAGCCCGCCCGACCTTCATAACACCTTTGAATGCTTTGAATAATAAGGAATCCCAACCTTTACCCGAAACAATTTTTAAACTATAACACATAGAAATCACTTGCTTTGAAGATTCTAGTTTGTACTCAATAGAACAATCTATATATACATATTGTAATAGAACGATGATTAATTGGATACAAAGAAATTGATTgatctaattaaaattaattcaatatttaattaatttaaataaaacaataatcaaatttaatcatAATACAATAACTCGAttctataaaaattaatgaaaaaaactgtaaatataaattaaatatataattgttaagACGTTTTATTACCcatctattataatattaaataatttatctattaaatttgagtttactttaatattgaaatatttttaacacgTGCTTTTCAatcgataaaaaaatatttatttgataacgAAAAAGATAGCattgaaaaattagaaaaatattgttcCACTCTacattattaatgaaaaaacaataaattcattttattacaactatataattgttattatttcgGTTATGGTTCTCtgtttattatgttttaaatatttgtctgTCACAGTTCATGTTGGAATCTTATTTGTTCAAATTGATAGGTTACGTTATTTGATGGTCcaagttataaaaatttaataattttattaacaaatatgtattaaatattattatcattaatttatttatctcgAACTTGTAGTTATAAATTTCaaactaaatttcaaattattcattatataaCTACGttcaattaatattaatcatgttttatgataaattatttatattagatttaattattaAGTGTTAAAAGTCacattaattaatgataaaattaatttataatttattatgtgcATACCTAACTCAGTCAATTGTTCATCCGTTATCCAGCTGCTATTTTATCACCATTTAAAAATGTCTAATTCCACGGACATGTATAATTATTCGTCAATAGTAAAGAGGTAAAAGGTAGAAGAAGGTTTGTGGGGGAAATGGGAGGGGTAAGCTATCTTTTTGTGGTCACGGGTTTTCCAGTGTTCTTTTAAGGGTATAATtcataacttcatttttttagtGCAAACAACAAAAGGTCTTAAAATATCTTATGTTCCTTCGATCAAGACTCTCAATTTTGAATCTTATCCTCATTTTATctgcataatttttttaatgcatCATTGTTTTTCAATTAGATGCCTTTCAAAATAGGAAttagattaataaaattatagaaaaaatggCAAAACTagtatatgattatttttttttaatacaggAGAATCCCTGCACTGGACTCCTACACATGGGGGGTCCCAATGTAGGTAGGGCTCAGaccaattctttttcaaaaataaaaaataaaaaaagaacttCCACATgagtttatttctattttaaaatttgtttgtttgataATGTTATCTCCAAAATTATTTCAGTACAGAAAAGGATTTATTTAAATAGTACAGAggaaatattaaattacaaattttgcatattaaaataCCATGTATAAGTATGTATTTTAAATGTACGGATgatgtattttaaatataattaacttagAAAAATGTCAAACTTGTCATTcgaatgttatatatatatatatatatatatatatatatatatatatatatatatatatattaagtgttcacggatagaaaaagaaaaaaatcgagaaggataaataaaaaaaatgcataaaatattatttaaacaagTGAGCtatttaaaactgatttaaatAACAAGtggttaattaaaatttgatccagttttgtctttattttatttcttatgctaaaagattaaatcaaattacaaaTATCACTGACGGAAAATCCATTACAAATATATTGAacttatgttaattttttcatGCTACTGACGGAAAGtcaattacaaatatttttttaccttttttatatttatgttttaatttatacaaaatgatattatttaaaatttaagaaaaattatgtcCCATAATAAGATTTATGcctatggattttttttatatttcatttattatatatttaacttttttatgttAGTCCTATTCCTCAGATGAAACTAATAAcactataaaaatttattcatatcttttttcattttacttttattatgatttctaaaattttacttaatctttaataaataaataaaaaagttgtaatATCCAGGAAAATAAGGATAGATTGGTGTATTAAAACCTTTCAactaattgaaaataaaagtttagtGATTGTAACTCAGTTACACATAGAACGTTacataacatgaaaaataaagtggttatattacaaataataaacCTATCTTAAAAGGGTAGAGAAATTACATACTCACTAATTTCAACATGAAAGTGActttacatatatttttgtttggtttaaaccttgaaaatgaatttataattttctatataagaacgaaaaagtaaaattatttctttgaaACTAAAAATGTTTTGGAATTATTTCCATTTTAACCCAAACATACACACTATCATGTGCCAGTGAACACTACTCAAAATTTACCAGGTACACCAGTACTATCCTTCTATTTCCcttttacaaataaaacaaaaactgaaataataagagtaatttttaataaaaaaatatcagacCAAATTTGTTCAGACCCAAACTACAAAATTCGTAACTTCATAACATATATGTAAATATGAAATTGAATctgataaatatattataccattatttaattatgaattaataCTCTAGATTTAttctgaaaataaaaacttaaaaatgatcaatattatctttttctGGGTAATCGGTTACTgctacaaattataattaaattcatataaatgaacaaaattaataataatcttACAATTGAATTGTCGTTGGAGTAAATTAATAATGGTTAGATTAATTTAACTCTGGTTATGATAGTTTCAAATCTTGAACATGTAGTTCAGAATTTTCAGAATTAAACTGAATTATGAAAATGGTTTTGATCGAATTCCGATGTTCCTGCTAAAAAAGATCTAAGTGCTATTTCGTttcaagattttattttaagattttaaataagctataattatttaatgaaaaagataggttaaaatatgatttattattattattattattatggtgTAAATCTTCAAACTTATTATAGAATAATCATTTAATGTTTGCAGAAGAATTCACGTTTCATGTTGACTCACCCAAAGATCTAACATCACATCTTGTAAAGAGATAGATAGCGTATTTGTGATAAAAATCCATCAAGAGTTACTCAAGAAAAAACATTCATGAATTAATTTCTTGAATCTCCCAAAGATTATCTAAAATATTGGGTGATAAAAATCCATTAAAAGTTGCTGAAAAGAAGTTCATGAATAATTATACCCTGAAGAAAATACCTTCTAATTTGAGGTTCCCAGTTCCAATTATGTTAGAAGTGTTTATCACGTGCCTCATGTCCTATTTCATCCAATGGTGTCTGCTCTATTCCCTCACCGCATCTCCAACATCACTGGATTTGGATTATAGTATAAAaacttcacattttttttatatatattaaaactatgatcacatttttttatatattacagccaatttatgaattatataaatgGCATATTGTGGGGGACAAAATAAGCCCCCACACTCAAAACTTGTTGCTGTTAATCAGAGTTTGTCTCTAATCTGCCTGTCCCATGTGACTGAGAGTGTCCTTCGTTCCTTCCTCCTACCATCGAATCACGTGATTGCATTCATCATCTTCGTCCTTCCAATTTCCCATTTATAGCTACTATTCTTGGCTACATCTTCCacttctttttatcttctctcATCAAAACATTCTTTCATCCAACTACCATAGATAAACCCATACCCAACTCTTaacaactctttctttttttcaatttagctcacataaattttataactttttttaagacTTCAAACATAAATACTTTGACCATGGGGGTAGGTAATATAGTTGACAtgtcttcaattatttttaactaacgACCACATGATGAAACCATAGCATACATAGTAGAGTCCTTAAAACTAGATTAGAAGCATAAAACAACAGAATAAATAACACACAACTCATTCCACTACTCACAAGTATCATTGCCAACACACATAGACCCACGTTACTTAACACTTTCATTGATCCTAGCAGCAGCAGCCACCGAAGCCGCTACGCCGCCATGAGTGGCAGCCGCATCCGGGTTGTTTCTCACCTCAGCACTCGCCACCCTCTCCGCATCTTCCAGTGTCACCGCCTTGTCCGCGGCCAACTTCGCTGTGGCTCCACTCAAAACGTCCCCCAACTTCATCTTATCGTCATCACGGGTGCAGTCAACATTATAAGCAGCCGCCGATTGAGCCATAGCCGCCAACCCACCAGGCGGTGTGACATTGTTTCCCGTTGCCCTCACCTCCGCCGCCTGAATCGCGGAAGCGTCACTCTGATCCACCGCTTTGTTGCCCACGGTCAGGGCCGTGGCCTCCAACGCCTCCCCTATGGTTATTGCACCATCCCCAACCGCACTGGCTCGTCCGGTTTGAACCGGGGTCGGTTCAGAATACTGCTGCACAACCTTCAATCACAGAACACATACACATCTCGCATAAATCTTCTTCTTGTTTCTTAAAAGAGTCAGCATTTTGGAAAATAATGACGTtgacgaaaaataaaaacagaaccTTGCCGCCGACAGCCTCGGTGATTATGCGTCTTCCAGGGACTCGAGTTTCCGATACGGTGACGCCTTGGTCGCCGGCAACGTCGTTGACGTCCAGGTGACCAACGAGGCCAGCCTGTTCGTTCTGAGTGGCGGCGGATTGCATGACGGAAGCTGCCCCGCCGAGTTGGGTTTGTCCCAACACTAGAGTTTCTGCACTTTGCATCATGGCAGCATCTTCCGGTGCAATGGGCTTATTTGCAAGGTCGCCGGAGACATCGAAAACGTCGCCGTATTTGATGGGGTCTTGGCCTGGTTGTGAACGCCTTGGCTGGTCCTGACTCATCTTCTCCGTTTGGTATATTTCGATAATCAAGTTGAGTATGTTGAAATGGTTTTGTAATGAAATTGGTATAAATAAGTTGCAATGGAGGTGGAGAGGGAGAATACGTGGCCAAACGTTACACTTGGCAGCAAGATCAGTAGTAGCATGGGAACGTGTCAGCCTCAGCCTCAGCCTCATTTCACTTCCATCTACCTTCTTTTTCCATTTGCTTCCACCAAGCTTTTTTCTTTACAacgtaattatattttttaatcctgtgtcacttttcttcctcttaaaTTAAACATTGAAATGGCGGTGGACGGTGTCCATGTAATGCCGTTTAGGTGTTCCAGATAATTTCTACACTTCTCACAGATAGCAAGACACCAAATATCTGTGTTATTAGAAGAGAACGTCATTCACTTCCTTTGGGTTGGAAGATGGACAAACTATGCGTCTTTTGACAGaaactaaataaactaataCAGAGTCATCGAATATCAATAAGAATGATATAATCTTTTCAAATCAAAATATGTATTTTAGTTCAATGGATAACTATGATTTATCTCTTATGGATTCAATTTTTCTTACCATTCTCATACTTTGTGATCTTTCCTACCACAACATAGAAGTGCTAGGTGGAAAAAATAAGTTCTTATAAGATTTCAAATCCTATGTTGTCAAACATACATGTTTGTTTACTTAGTAGAGTATATCTATATTTGTAgctttttattgtaaatttatcACCTATCACCGTCGTTTTTAAATCATCTATATGTTTCTTTGGTAAATTTTGTAAACAATCAAAAGAGTAGCAAaagcacatttttttttctatgcaGATCTTACATTAAGAACATTTAATTTCAGTTTGACCCTTTTCCATCTCTTCTTCTATTAAATTCATGTTCTATATTGTTCTTTTAACTTTAGTAGTAGCCTATGGAGTGACTTGTAAAATGTCCAACATTTAGTAGGCTTTTAATTTGAGATTATGAAAGATGCATCATAAtttaatgcaaaaaaaattattgttttagttCTCAAAGCACCGGACCTTTTTTCTATATCCATCGGTCTAATTAGTTCTGGGCTTTTGCTTTTTTTTGTCATTGTCAGTATGCATGGACCCAATACAATATTTAATGATATCCCAGACATTATGATATAAGAGTTTCTAAAAGTATCATTGTCTTTTCATCAAGTCTCTCTTTCACTATTGACGACATGGGCTTGGTTAAtaaatttcccctcttcaaaaACACAAGAGTATTAAAAGACATtgttttttgaagaaaaatgatgaattatgGTAGTATAaagaatgttttctttttttaactaaaataccCTGTATAGAGTTGAAACATAATCATTAGTCATTAAAATTGAGAAaccaattaatataaaagtgattGAAACTAACTGTTTTCTCAAATTtctaaattagaaatattttaaagagaaataaactaaaactttcaaattattaaataatttgaagtcaaacaaataattatgaaataaaaaggaatgattatgaaaaaaaagggAAGTGCATATTAATGTTCAAAAGTTAGGTCATGTGAGATTTAATTCCTGCGTTTAAGAAAGGTATATGATATTTTGATGTttataaaatcagaaaactatTCCGTTCTATTAAATATTAGATTCTGTTTAGATTAAtacctaaaaatatttttatgaaagaagatgagaaaacaaaacagattgttttacaaattaaaatgtAGTTTATACACAAattcaaactaaatatttttaaaaacatatgaACAGACTTTCACAAATGCATAAACTAAACAATATTATCTCACGTTAATCCCTCTTTTTCATGTGAAGATGACTGAAAGGAGTGAAGAGGAATTGGGTTGAAAATCTAAATACaaagtggatttttttttttaacatttatgaCGCAGTTGTTAAATACTTGCTGTATATATATTGTACACACAAGAAACGGTATTAGCATTACCAGCATCTATATagtataatcatattttaaaagattcctttacaaaataaatgaagCCGAAATGCAGAAAATGAATGAAAGTGATTTATGTCATGAGGCGTAGGGGAATCATACCTAAGCAGTACTGCGGCGTGAAATACTTAAGTTGCGTATTAGTGCATATCAAGCAGTAATCAGACACACTATAAAGAGATTAATAGGAAAGTTCGAGACGTAATCAAAGCTCGTGATTCCAATGtacttttaacattaaaaagtGGGCACACTTTAATACTTCAGCAGAAGAGATGAGATTCAAAGGCAAATACAAAGAATTGGCCTAGTTTGTTCAAATGCCAACAAAACATTCAAGAGATTTGAAAAGATGGCCTTTCTCATCTCACATTATGTAAGCTGAACAGACTAATTCATTCAATATGCAATGTATCATTAACATATATGAAGCCAACCCCACCACATGCAGAAAATTGCAGCTATATATCCTCAACCCCTGTACTTTACAAATCTGCACATATTCCCAAAGAACATGTCTCTAATGCCACAGctggaatttaaataaaacatatcacACGGGTATAACCAAAAGCAAGGTTATCCTTTGAAATTTACATAGGACACGTCAGAAAAAAGACAAACAGATTAAGAGGCACTGTTGTCAGTCCAACACGACACCAATCATAGGACACAACATATTCAGAATTAGAATTTCATTCATTTCCACAACATATTGAGAATATTTTAGTTGATGAAGTGGAAAACCAAAGAGGTCATTAGAAGAATATTTCGGAAAAGATTCCAGGCCACACACTTACGACATCAATAAGATAGTCACTAAACAAATACCTCTACCCGAGTCTTTCATCAAATAAAACCACTATACATTACAATGAGATCCCTTccatgagaaaaagaaaagtcctGTCAAACATCCTACAATCCCATGACGGCAAAATAGGATACTTCAGAGTTGCAGGCATTTTATCATGTGGCTTGAATGCAATGAAAAGAAGATAAAGACGCATATCACCCCCATCAAGCAACCTCATTAAACGCCTTCCAGTCCAAAGGACCGAAATAGAAATAAACTAACAGTGGAAATCATAAAAATAGcaagtaaaagttaaaaaattattacattatttcCAACTGCTCAGTTCTCTTGATAACCAAATTACCAAACAAGACCTCCACCATTGTCAATAAACCCAGTTCCAATGATTCTAGGACTTCCTCTCAATCCATCTTCTCTTTAGCATTCTGTCAATTTCTGCTAGCCTCTTCCCGTCCGAATTCTCTcatctctcatttttttctcacgTAAAATATCCATGAACTCTCTCTTCCTCCTACTTAAAAATCACCCTTTATTTCTCTCAACCACTTGTCACATCAACCACGCTTTTCTTTTACACACCCCCCACATAAAAAATCTCAAAGTTGCAGAATCCCGATCCCTTTCCGTATGTTCAAATACTTTTGAAGTCAATAAACTATTTAACATGCAATTAGTTGAACAACCAAATTTGCGATTAAGAAAACATAATAATCTCCTATCGTCTTTTTTCTGCTTCCCCCTCCCTTTCAAACATTAATTTTCAAAGTTATGCTAAAACTGTGTAAAAGTTAACTTTATTTCCTAAAAAGATTGGGTTGAAATTAATCCAAtcccttaataaaaaaaagtaacaccAAAAGATATCCTTTGTGCATAAGCCACGTCATTAAGAGACTAAATTGATgtctatttttctcttattgTGAGAACTAATGTCACTCTCCATCTTTCACTCATCATTCAAGATCCAAACTCATCAAGACAACCGTATTCCTCCCTAAAATTTTTCCCacctcaagaaaaaaaattgatatacaACTGCACATACAAAGTTAACCAATTTCATGACCAGAGTTATCCGCATGATGTCTACCGAGAAAATAAAAGAGCACAAGAACACGGTTACACCTATTTACGAAAATTGTCATTGCCATGAATAAACCATTCTCCAGATAGAACATTTTTGTTCCTGATTCAACAACAGCAACAATAAAATTCACAGAGAAACTAGGTCCAACAACAACCTGAAATCTAACCAACATACTAATATGGCCATGTTTGGAGGGCAACAAGAAGTTAACAAAAGAATCATTCATTacctcactcactcactcatcCATTACTGTACAAGCACAAGTCTACCACGACCCATACCTCTATCACCATCCCCATCTTCCTCTCCGTGCCCCTTCGGCACCGTCACGATGAGCTCTCCGTCGACGAAGACAGCGCTCGCAAGCTCCGGCCGCGTCGATTCCGGTAACCGGAACCTCCACATATCGAGTTCGAGCTGGTCGAGCGAGAGCTCCACCGAGCCTCCGTCCCTCACCACGATCTTCGTCACGCCAGGGTGGATTTCCACCGTGTGCGCCCTCACGTCGACGATACCGTCGGTCTCCGCCACGAAGCGGAAGCAGTCAGGgtcctcctccaccaccacgtCGGCGTCGGAGCGGAACGGGAGCTCCAGGACGCAGCTGAACACGTGCGGGAGTCTCCGGAGCTTCTTGCCGGCGATCCCCAACAGCGCCTGCGCCTCGGACATGGGGTTCCCTCCGTCTACGCCGAACTGGATTGAGATGTTGCGTTTTCGCGGAACAGGATGAACCTTCATGATGCTGTTTTTGCTACCGTGGAACGCCGCAGAGGATTGCGCCACCAAAATTAATAACGCGATGATGAAGAAGACGATCTGAGAAACCTTTTGTATCATAAAGGAACGGTTGTTCTTGTCCAGCTTCCTTCTTCCCCCTTCCTTTTTTGGGCgaaaaccctaaccctaattTCAAATTGCAGAGATATATTTCCCTTTTGTGTAGAAAATGTGAGGAGAAGGAGATGATGCAAAGAATTGATAAAATGAGAAGGGAAGAACAGATACGAAATAAGTGTGTGCGGAGAGATAAAGAAGAGGATGATTCGGACTGTGTtgcccttctccttctttttatttactatatttgtCTCCCCTCAATTATTAACcattattaacattttaaagcGACTAAGAAACAAAACCACTtgtcaaaaacaaaaactaactaATAACAGCACTGAAAATTCTAGACCTTCCCACAATCACACAATACACCCACGGCTACAAAATCtcaaattattcattattatcacttaataaaaattatacatacaGTGATTAATTATGAGATCAATTTTTGGAATGAGatattatatatcaatattaaaacaaaatatcatgGTTAATATTTAATAACAGATAATTCACAGtgatattaattattcaaaatataattataatattaaaatatttataaaggttttataaaattaagaatatattgATACTAAACTAGACTTGTTTCATTCGATTGTTAAGTTACTGAGTTtcttgattttggttttattcAGTAAATATATTTACGTTTAGCGACCACCAAGTTAGTAATTTTCTCACTCTAACAAGTATATCATCATCTAAAAAGATCATTCAGTCAGTAGTTATATGAGTTGGTTCGACCAATAAGTCtatataattttgtagaacATAATTATGCAAATATATGTCATTCCAATCCCGCAAATTAAGTTCAAGAGCCAACACATATGCCAGAacatatcaaattaaaattacacaATCTTCACTTATTCAAACAATATCATTTACAATATCAATCAGACAACATTCTCAATTTCATCATACAATTCAAGTAAGTCAAATCAAAACCCTATCTTAATTCAACCTATCATATGCATATTTCATCACACAACTTAATTATGCAAGTAAATCATTCTATAATCATACAATTAACAATTATAAAGTATCAATCACATAAAAACTgtgtaattagttttttttactttgatgAAATTGATCTAAGGAATCATAAATTCCTTCAAGCTCACAACATGTTCTACCTATACATAAGAACAACACGTAAATAATTAGGACATATTATTAAAACCACTAATCAGcacaaattcatataaaaaactaaaacttaACATGCGAATCAAGATAATTCACATACATAAGAAGAACATATAAACCAAGAAAAGGAGTAGAAAATCAACTtactctattaaaaaaattgattaaacaGAAATAGAAAGTTCAAATTAATGATCATTGAAACAGTTTTCAATCTTCAAACAAACTaaggaaagtaaaaaaataaagtcctaagaaaaaaaagtttagatataatgtgtatttttaaataatgaaacttttttataaaatttttatttatattttaaacttttgaacttttaatattatgtttgaCTATTTTGAATCATTATCAATTTGAAAACATAATCTTTTaaacagttatatatatatatatatatatatatatatatatatatatatatatatatatatatatatatatatatatgtgtgtgtgtgtggttaCATACAAAAGTAATTTATTAGGATAAAACTGACATTATTAATGAATTGAAGTAATATAAATGTGTTGctttaattatatgaatttattattttttatataagaagataaaaaatttattattatattataaatgaaaattgcatttgaattatatatattattatgctgttttcaatatttattgtGAATTAAATGAACAGGTGATAAAACCTATTAATTTTAACAAGTGGtggttaaaatatatttaatccaacTAGTTCATTAAGTAGAGATAAAGCGCTTTCAAGTCACTGCCATTACTTGAAACCCGAAAGGTAAAATGTGAGTTGTataaaatttgtgatttttttaagaTATGACCTAAATCAAGTATCAAACGTATCTTGGACTACTTCAAAATCAAAcctattattgtaattttattaaactGTCTTTTGATTTCACTTTTTGAATGTTTCCATCCAGTAAAATTCCCTCTTTCGCGTTAAGACTTTCCACCACTACTTAATTAATGTGGGAAGTGATtatcaaacaaagaaaaaaagaaaagtctGTTAACCATGAAAGTGATCTAGTTATCTTAATATAGATagatttaattactttaataaacatatttagTAATCATAATTATTGCTTTAAATGCATATTTATTACAATAACTATAACTATCATAGTGca from the Vigna angularis cultivar LongXiaoDou No.4 chromosome 3, ASM1680809v1, whole genome shotgun sequence genome contains:
- the LOC108324310 gene encoding uncharacterized protein LOC108324310, with protein sequence MIQKVSQIVFFIIALLILVAQSSAAFHGSKNSIMKVHPVPRKRNISIQFGVDGGNPMSEAQALLGIAGKKLRRLPHVFSCVLELPFRSDADVVVEEDPDCFRFVAETDGIVDVRAHTVEIHPGVTKIVVRDGGSVELSLDQLELDMWRFRLPESTRPELASAVFVDGELIVTVPKGHGEEDGDGDRGMGRGRLVLVQ
- the LOC108325380 gene encoding late embryogenesis abundant protein D-34, producing the protein MRLRLRLTRSHATTDLAAKCNVWPRILPLHLHCNLFIPISLQNHFNILNLIIEIYQTEKMSQDQPRRSQPGQDPIKYGDVFDVSGDLANKPIAPEDAAMMQSAETLVLGQTQLGGAASVMQSAATQNEQAGLVGHLDVNDVAGDQGVTVSETRVPGRRIITEAVGGKVVQQYSEPTPVQTGRASAVGDGAITIGEALEATALTVGNKAVDQSDASAIQAAEVRATGNNVTPPGGLAAMAQSAAAYNVDCTRDDDKMKLGDVLSGATAKLAADKAVTLEDAERVASAEVRNNPDAAATHGGVAASVAAAARINESVK